One region of Miscanthus floridulus cultivar M001 chromosome 19, ASM1932011v1, whole genome shotgun sequence genomic DNA includes:
- the LOC136529778 gene encoding uncharacterized protein: protein MAATKHNIRARAAPAVVVGLLLTTCLLLAATVGNASRPLKVSSEGGGPQHTVESPPVGYIIQTVVVGTAEQDGGAAGHRLMNFDMLGGIKDSGPSPGVGH, encoded by the coding sequence ATGGCGGCCACCAAGCACAACATCAGGGCGCGGGCGGCACCGGCCGTCGTCGTTGGCCTGCTCCTCACGACGTGCCTGCTGCTCGCGGCGACCGTCGGGAATGCCAGCAGGCCGCTGAAGGTTTCGTCAGAGGGAGGTGGTCCGCAGCATACGGTGGAGTCGCCGCCGGTGGGTTACATCATCCAGACGGTGGTGGTCGGGACCGCGGAGCAAGACGGCGGTGCTGCAGGCCACAGGTTGATGAACTTCGACATGCTCGGCGGGATCAAGGACTCCGGCCCGAGCCCCGGCGTCGGCCACTAG